The following are encoded together in the Candidatus Liberimonas magnetica genome:
- a CDS encoding HypC/HybG/HupF family hydrogenase formation chaperone: MCLAIPGKIIKINKDKSAIVDFGGVKRSVQLTLLPVAKLGDYVIVHAGFAIQKLKQKDAETTLSILQKAFNN; encoded by the coding sequence ATGTGTTTAGCGATACCCGGAAAAATCATTAAAATAAACAAGGACAAAAGTGCTATTGTGGACTTTGGAGGGGTGAAAAGGTCTGTTCAATTGACTCTTTTACCTGTTGCAAAACTTGGGGATTACGTCATCGTCCATGCTGGTTTTGCTATCCAGAAACTCAAGCAAAAAGATGCAGAAACTACTTTAAGTATATTGCAAAAGGCATTCAATAATTAA
- the hypD gene encoding hydrogenase formation protein HypD: MISQLSTQNSKLNIMEVCGTHTMSIARHGLKKLLPPTVNLISGPGCPICVTPVEYIDLAIQLSSINDVIVTTFGDMYNVPGSKSNMAKEHAKGSDIRIVYSSHDSLDIAEYNPKKEVVFLGVGFETTSPTIAATILAAKQRKIENFSVLPMFKVIPPALKEILNIKERKIDAFLLPGHVSTIIGSKPYDFISRDYGIPGVISGFEPQDILNSVDMIIAQIKSNRAKIEIQYKRSVEPSGNKTAQNILKKVYKIVDSNWRGIGKMPKSGMTLNKDFEEFDASKRFKLKVKKAPEPKGCLCGKVLLGLKAPKDCALFGNACTPGDPIGPCMVSSEGTCAAEYKYG, from the coding sequence ATGATCTCTCAACTCTCAACTCAAAACTCAAAACTAAATATAATGGAAGTATGCGGCACCCATACCATGTCGATAGCCAGACATGGGCTTAAGAAACTCCTTCCGCCTACTGTTAACTTAATATCCGGGCCTGGATGCCCGATATGTGTCACACCTGTCGAATATATAGATTTAGCAATCCAGCTTAGTTCTATAAACGATGTTATAGTAACTACATTTGGGGACATGTACAATGTGCCAGGCTCAAAATCAAACATGGCAAAGGAACATGCAAAAGGCTCTGATATCCGAATTGTTTACTCAAGCCACGATTCTTTGGATATAGCAGAGTATAATCCTAAAAAAGAGGTTGTTTTTCTTGGGGTCGGCTTTGAGACAACATCTCCTACTATAGCTGCTACAATATTAGCTGCAAAACAAAGAAAAATAGAGAATTTCAGCGTTCTTCCGATGTTCAAGGTAATACCGCCTGCTTTAAAAGAAATTTTGAATATAAAAGAAAGAAAGATAGATGCTTTTCTTCTGCCCGGACATGTTTCAACTATCATAGGCTCAAAACCCTATGATTTTATTTCAAGAGATTACGGTATTCCCGGGGTTATTTCCGGATTTGAACCACAAGATATACTAAACTCCGTTGATATGATAATCGCCCAGATAAAAAGTAACAGGGCAAAAATCGAGATACAATACAAGCGTTCCGTTGAGCCTTCAGGCAACAAGACAGCACAAAATATACTGAAGAAAGTTTATAAAATAGTTGACTCTAACTGGCGCGGTATCGGCAAAATGCCAAAAAGCGGGATGACTTTAAATAAAGACTTTGAAGAGTTCGACGCTTCAAAGAGGTTCAAGCTAAAGGTTAAGAAAGCGCCTGAACCTAAGGGATGCTTATGCGGAAAGGTCCTGCTCGGGCTTAAAGCCCCGAAAGATTGCGCCTTATTTGGCAATGCGTGCACCCCGGGCGACCCCATAGGCCCATGCATGGTATCTTCTGAAGGAACATGCGCGGCAGAGTATAAATACGGATAA
- the hypE gene encoding hydrogenase expression/formation protein HypE, protein MKENKSIITLAHGSGGRLTHELINSLFKKHFSNPYLNKMDDAAAFCLKKNENRLAFTTDSFVVDPLFFPGGDIGKLSICGTVNDLAMKGAVPLYIAIGAIIEEGLEIDILEKVVISIKKAAVEAKVFIVAGDTKVVEKGKADKLFLTTSGIGAIYKDIFVSGSNTCPGDTVIINGSIGEHGIAVLTARNDFKLANSVKSDCSPLNNLVKRMLSATNTIHTLRDPTRGGVATTLNEIAQASNVGIIVEEDLLPIKKQVSIACNILGIDPLYVANEGKLIATCPQILANKIIKSMKNDKYGRGSVIIGKAVRNPKGVWLSTKIGGLRPLIMLEGEQLPRIC, encoded by the coding sequence ATGAAAGAAAACAAATCTATTATTACGCTGGCTCACGGTTCAGGCGGAAGGTTAACTCACGAACTGATCAATTCTCTGTTTAAAAAACATTTCTCTAATCCATACCTGAATAAAATGGATGATGCAGCAGCATTTTGTCTGAAAAAAAATGAAAATCGTCTTGCTTTTACGACTGACTCGTTTGTTGTAGACCCTCTCTTCTTTCCGGGCGGGGATATCGGGAAACTATCCATCTGCGGGACTGTAAATGACCTGGCAATGAAAGGAGCCGTGCCTCTCTATATAGCCATAGGCGCTATAATCGAAGAAGGCCTTGAAATAGATATCCTCGAAAAAGTGGTTATATCAATAAAAAAAGCCGCTGTAGAAGCAAAAGTGTTTATTGTTGCAGGAGATACAAAGGTAGTTGAAAAGGGCAAGGCTGACAAATTGTTTCTTACAACATCAGGTATTGGAGCTATCTATAAAGATATTTTTGTGTCCGGAAGCAATACCTGTCCCGGTGATACGGTTATAATCAACGGTTCGATAGGAGAACATGGAATCGCTGTTTTGACTGCCAGGAATGATTTCAAACTGGCAAATTCTGTAAAAAGCGACTGCTCTCCCTTGAACAACCTTGTAAAAAGGATGCTGTCTGCAACAAACACTATACACACCCTGCGCGACCCGACACGCGGCGGCGTAGCAACAACTTTAAATGAAATAGCTCAAGCTTCAAATGTCGGCATAATAGTAGAAGAAGACCTTCTCCCGATAAAAAAACAGGTCAGCATAGCATGCAATATTTTAGGTATTGACCCCTTGTATGTTGCAAATGAAGGTAAATTGATCGCCACCTGCCCTCAAATACTTGCAAATAAAATAATTAAATCCATGAAAAATGACAAATACGGCAGGGGCTCCGTAATTATAGGAAAAGCCGTCAGGAACCCTAAAGGTGTATGGCTAAGTACTAAAATAGGGGGCTTAAGGCCGCTAATAATGCTTGAAGGGGAACAACTGCCGAGGATATGTTAA
- a CDS encoding OsmC family protein, with translation MYKVKLENKGDSKYYVTSKDYKFTIDTEGSGITPLDTFLSGLGACVGVYTRYYSAKNPLPFKEFSVEVEAELTKAKPVHFDKINVTITPNGGALEESVRTKLIEFIKNCPAHNTLKNNPEIDIKIS, from the coding sequence ATGTACAAGGTAAAACTTGAAAACAAGGGCGACAGCAAGTATTATGTCACTTCAAAGGATTATAAATTTACGATAGATACGGAAGGCAGCGGCATTACCCCTCTCGATACGTTCTTATCAGGGCTTGGGGCATGTGTAGGGGTATACACACGTTATTACTCTGCTAAAAACCCGCTCCCGTTCAAGGAATTCTCTGTAGAAGTAGAAGCAGAACTTACAAAAGCAAAACCCGTCCATTTTGACAAAATAAATGTGACCATCACTCCTAACGGCGGGGCTCTTGAAGAATCAGTAAGAACAAAACTAATAGAATTCATAAAGAATTGCCCTGCGCATAATACGCTAAAAAACAATCCTGAAATTGACATAAAAATATCATAA
- a CDS encoding DUF362 domain-containing protein has translation MSSNVYFLQWEQVDKLGEWLKSTGLFKKIRNRDFTALKIHFGEKGNKGYIKPEYAKTVVDKVKLQCALPFLTDASTIYVGERADAVHHLTVANKHGFSIENCGCPVIISDGLRGNAGVEVEVNLKHFKHVSISNAIYYSDFIIFLNHFKGHEISGFGGVLKNMGMGCGTRSGKYSMHDKVHPKTIYDRCIGCGNCLKWCSACALHLKNKKISLDDKKCVGCGECILSCPQGVFQIPWDENTSAAQEKIVEYAYGVVKNKPNFGINFLNFITKFCDCYRTKEDPLLKDIGVLASDDPVALDQASADMVNKAFGSDFFKFIFPQIDWEVQLNYAEKLGLGSRQYKVINF, from the coding sequence ATGTCCAGTAATGTATATTTTCTTCAATGGGAACAAGTTGACAAACTTGGTGAATGGCTTAAATCGACCGGCCTTTTTAAGAAAATCAGAAATAGGGATTTTACAGCCTTAAAGATCCACTTCGGCGAAAAAGGTAATAAGGGTTATATTAAGCCTGAATATGCAAAAACAGTGGTCGACAAGGTGAAACTCCAGTGTGCCTTGCCGTTCTTAACTGATGCAAGTACCATCTATGTCGGCGAACGTGCAGATGCCGTGCATCATTTAACGGTCGCTAATAAACACGGATTTTCAATTGAAAATTGTGGGTGCCCTGTCATAATATCTGACGGGCTAAGAGGCAACGCCGGTGTGGAGGTAGAAGTTAATCTAAAACATTTCAAGCATGTTTCAATATCAAATGCGATATATTATTCGGATTTTATAATATTCCTGAACCATTTCAAGGGCCATGAAATATCAGGTTTTGGCGGCGTTTTAAAAAACATGGGTATGGGGTGCGGAACCCGCTCAGGTAAGTATTCTATGCATGATAAGGTTCATCCAAAAACGATATATGACAGGTGTATAGGCTGCGGCAACTGCCTTAAGTGGTGCAGTGCTTGTGCTCTTCACTTAAAGAACAAGAAGATAAGTCTTGACGATAAAAAATGCGTAGGCTGCGGCGAGTGTATTTTAAGTTGTCCGCAAGGAGTGTTCCAGATACCCTGGGATGAAAATACAAGTGCAGCCCAGGAAAAAATAGTCGAATATGCCTATGGAGTAGTCAAAAATAAGCCTAATTTCGGGATAAATTTCCTTAATTTCATTACCAAATTTTGTGATTGTTACAGGACTAAGGAAGACCCCCTGTTAAAGGACATCGGGGTTCTGGCAAGTGACGACCCTGTAGCCCTCGATCAGGCAAGCGCAGATATGGTTAATAAAGCATTTGGCAGTGATTTTTTTAAATTCATATTTCCTCAGATAGATTGGGAAGTCCAGCTTAACTATGCTGAAAAATTAGGCTTAGGCTCAAGGCAGTATAAAGTCATTAACTTTTAA
- a CDS encoding Mut7-C RNAse domain-containing protein has product MNQDKEPKFLVDFMLGRLAKWLRIFGYDTEYALKTGNRNLPLDSLKEDRVILTRNRSLSNKRSYKLILIRSDYLFEQAKQLMSELDITVQSSRLFTRCTTCNLPIKSVEKEAIKNKIPEYIYDTINDFSYCSKCKKVFWHGTHTKLLYKDLKKAGIEVKC; this is encoded by the coding sequence ATGAATCAGGATAAGGAACCAAAGTTTCTGGTTGATTTCATGCTGGGAAGGCTGGCTAAATGGCTTAGGATATTCGGGTATGACACAGAATATGCCTTGAAAACCGGCAACAGAAACCTTCCTCTTGACAGTTTAAAAGAAGACAGGGTAATCCTTACAAGGAACCGAAGCCTCAGCAACAAAAGGTCCTATAAACTTATACTTATTAGAAGCGATTATCTTTTTGAACAGGCCAAACAGCTCATGAGTGAGCTTGATATTACGGTACAAAGCAGCAGGTTATTTACAAGATGCACGACCTGTAACCTGCCGATCAAATCTGTTGAAAAAGAAGCTATAAAAAATAAGATCCCGGAATACATTTACGATACTATCAATGATTTTTCATACTGTTCTAAATGTAAAAAAGTCTTTTGGCACGGCACACATACTAAACTTCTCTATAAAGATCTAAAAAAAGCAGGGATCGAGGTAAAATGTTAG
- a CDS encoding RecX family transcriptional regulator yields MLVTGIEPQKRNKNRFSVHLDGKYAFSISDETLFKFHLKENLELGQQELGKLLEYEKKHYGMQSAFRLLSYRERSKKEISENLKNKNIDEPIIEQISNRLEGLGYLNDDKFALNLANYRKSQGKGTEFIKNELKIKGVGSETINDVLSKLYSSDKEETAQIINIAKKKLDTMKGLGANIISRRLLGFLTRRGFPLDRVLKALKELRKDFKEENFD; encoded by the coding sequence ATGTTAGTTACCGGGATTGAACCTCAGAAAAGAAATAAAAACAGGTTTTCTGTACATTTAGACGGCAAATATGCCTTTTCAATAAGCGATGAAACCCTATTTAAATTCCACTTAAAGGAAAACCTGGAGCTTGGACAACAGGAACTCGGTAAATTACTTGAATATGAAAAAAAGCATTACGGCATGCAGTCGGCTTTCAGGCTGTTAAGCTACAGAGAGCGGAGTAAAAAAGAAATCTCTGAGAACCTCAAAAATAAAAACATAGATGAACCTATCATAGAACAAATATCAAACCGGCTTGAGGGACTTGGATACTTGAATGACGATAAATTCGCTCTTAACCTTGCAAATTACAGAAAATCGCAAGGTAAAGGGACAGAATTCATTAAAAACGAACTCAAAATAAAAGGGGTCGGAAGCGAAACGATAAATGATGTGTTATCAAAATTGTATTCTTCGGATAAAGAAGAAACAGCTCAGATCATAAATATAGCAAAGAAAAAACTGGATACGATGAAAGGGCTAGGAGCAAACATTATTAGCCGGCGCCTGCTGGGGTTTTTAACGCGCCGAGGGTTCCCGTTAGATAGGGTTTTAAAAGCTTTAAAAGAATTAAGGAAGGATTTTAAAGAAGAAAATTTCGATTAA
- a CDS encoding M23 family metallopeptidase, which yields MNNIFDWLLKLKFFYILLNKEKWFVASLTVFLILALAGIKYTYSYFLNKLPVQEEIILPSFPPPALIADLKNRLSFLTSHVNGVRFTIYKIKMRDNLWKIAKRNGYSVHTIIGCNPQLETYNVQYNEKIVLPSKPGTLHIIQADDTFDKISKRYDTSIYVIKKLNPYMKDLVSGGMLFIPDRRPSIALMNEPMRKKYELRSLFTSPLGGRLSSVFGMRKHPVTRIRSLHGGIDIAVKSGTWVGAAASGVVVLASHDIGHYGTAIFIDHGNGYVTHYGHLSKIYVRVGQKVKARQLIAKSGSTGRSTGPHLHFTIKKNDASLDPLKFIW from the coding sequence ATGAATAATATCTTTGATTGGTTATTGAAATTAAAGTTCTTCTATATTCTTCTCAACAAAGAGAAATGGTTTGTTGCTTCTTTAACGGTATTTTTGATTCTGGCTTTGGCAGGGATAAAATACACCTACTCTTACTTCCTGAATAAACTCCCTGTCCAAGAGGAAATAATCCTTCCCAGTTTTCCGCCGCCTGCTTTAATTGCTGACTTAAAAAACCGCCTTTCCTTCCTTACTTCTCATGTAAACGGAGTGCGTTTTACTATCTATAAAATAAAAATGAGGGATAACCTGTGGAAAATAGCCAAAAGGAACGGATATTCCGTACATACGATAATAGGCTGTAACCCTCAGCTTGAGACTTATAATGTACAGTACAATGAAAAAATAGTACTTCCGTCAAAGCCGGGGACGCTTCATATAATACAGGCAGATGATACTTTCGATAAAATAAGCAAACGTTATGACACAAGCATATATGTGATTAAAAAATTAAACCCTTACATGAAAGACCTTGTTTCAGGAGGAATGCTTTTTATCCCGGACAGGAGACCGAGTATCGCTCTAATGAACGAGCCCATGAGAAAGAAATATGAACTGCGCTCCCTATTCACCTCTCCGCTTGGCGGCAGGCTTTCAAGCGTATTCGGGATGAGGAAGCACCCTGTAACAAGAATTCGCAGTTTGCACGGCGGGATAGATATAGCGGTAAAAAGCGGTACCTGGGTAGGGGCTGCAGCAAGCGGGGTAGTCGTACTGGCATCTCATGACATCGGACACTACGGCACAGCCATTTTCATTGACCACGGCAACGGGTATGTTACGCATTACGGCCACCTTTCAAAGATCTATGTTCGTGTAGGGCAGAAAGTCAAAGCCCGCCAGCTTATAGCAAAAAGCGGCTCAACAGGCCGTTCAACCGGCCCTCACCTCCACTTTACAATAAAAAAGAACGATGCTTCCTTAGATCCCCTGAAATTTATCTGGTAA